In the Alistipes provencensis genome, GACATGACGCCCGCCATGCCCACGAGCGTGAACGAGACGATCGAGACCTCCCATCCGAACAGCGTGTTGCAGATGAGCGCCAGCGAAGCGCCCGTGAAGGCCCCGACGAACAGCGACGGGGCGAACGTTCCGCCCACGCCGCCCGCGGCATTGGTCGAGGCCATGGCGATGACCTTGAAGAACATCGTGGCGATGACGAAGAGGATGATGACCCAGTCGATGTCGCGGAAGCGGTAGAAGAGCGAGTTGTTGAACAGCTCCTGCGCGTTGCCGTGCATGAGCGAGGTGAAACCCTCGTAACCCTCGCCGTACAACGGCGGGAAGATGAAGATCAGCACGCCGAGGATCACGCCGCCCCACAGCCACTTTTTGTACTGCTTGTCGATGCCCTTGAAGAAATTCCCCACGCGGGAGTTCATCGAGGTGAAATACCACGACATCAGTCCGCTCAGCACGCCGAGCAGGATGAAGAGCGGTATCTGCCACAGTTCGAACGCATCGGCCGGAGCCAGCGTAATGGCCAGAATCGGGTCGAAGCCGCGCAGCATGAAGGCCATCGTCGTGGCGGTGATCGAGGCGATCAGCAGCGGGATGACCGACCCGGCGGTGATGTCGAGCATCAGGATCTCCAGCACGAAGACCACGCCCGTGATCGGGGCCTTGAAGATCGCCGCGAGGGCGGCTCCCGCGCCGCAGCACAGCAGCAGCGTCGTGTGTTTGTAGTTAAGACGCGCCAGCCGTCCGACGTTCGAGCCGATGGCGGCCCCCGTCAGCACGATCGGGGCCTCGGGGCCCACCGATCCGCCGAATCCGATGGTCGTGGCGCCGCCCACGACCGAGGTCCAGCAGTTGTGGCGGGCGATGCGCGAGTTGCGGCTCGACATGGCGTACAGCACGCGCGTCACGCCTTCGGAGATGTTGTCGCGGACGATGTATTTGACGAACAGCGTCGCCAGAATGATGCCGACGGCGGGGTAGATCAACAGCAGAAAATGGGCGCTGTCCACCGGGAACCAACTGATGAGCCCCTGTTTGATGAAGTGGAGCAGGATTTCGAAGAGGTAGGTCCCCAGACCGGCGAGCACACCGACCACCACGGCCAGCAGCATCATGATCTGCTGGTTCGACAGCCTCCGGGTCAGCCGGAGGAATTCGAGGTAGATGCGGTCGGTGCGGAAGGACATCGTTCTACTGGTTCTGAGCGAAATGCTCGGACTGTCCGGCGATCAGTTCCTTGTCGTCGAAATAGTTGATTTTCATGGCGGCGCGGACCTCTGCGAGGGTCTCGGCAGCCGCGGCGCGGGCCTTCTCCGAGCCTTCGCGCAGGATGTCGTACACCTCGCCGATGCGGGCCTCGTAGTAGTGGCGGCGTTCGCGGATCGGGTCGAGCATCTCGTTGAGGATGGCGATCAGCAGCCGTTTCACCTTCACGTCGCCCAGTCCGCCGCGGCGGTAGTGCGCTTTCAATTCATCGAGCGAAGCGTATTCGGGCAGGTATTTCGCAAAGTGTTCGGGGCGGCTGAAGGCGTCGAGGTAGGTGAAGACCGTGTTGCCCTCGACTTTGCCCGGGTCCTCCACGCGCAGGTGGTCGGGGTCGGTGTACATGCCCATCACCTTCTTTTTCACCTCGTCGGCCGTGTCCGAAAGGTAGATGCAGTTGTTGAGCGACTTGGACATCTTGGCTTTGCCGTCGGTTCCCGGCAGGCGCATGCAGGCGGCGTTGTCGGGCAGCAGGATTTCGGGTTCGACGAGCGTCTGGCCGTAGACCGAGTTGAACTTGTGGACGATCTCGCGCGTCTGCTCGATCATCGGCTCCTGATCCTCACCCACGGGTACGGTCGTGGCCTTGAAGGCCGTGATGTCCGACGCCTGCGAGATGGGGTAGGTGAAGAACCCGACGGGGATGCCCTGACGCTGCGTGGTGTCGCCCTCGGCAGCCCCCTCGGCGAATCCGCGCAGGGCGATCTCGGCCTTCACGGTCGGGTTGCGCTGGAGACGCTGCACGGTGACGAGGTTCATGTAGTAGAACGCCAGCTCGCACAGTTCGGGGACCTGCGACTGGATGAAGAGCGTCGACTGCGCGGGGTCGAGACCTACCGAAAGGTAGTCCAGCGCGACCTCGATGATGTTCTGGCGCACCTTTTCCGGATTGTCGGCGTTGTCGGTGAGCGCCTGTGCATCGGCGATCATGATGAATATCTTGTCGAATTCCCCCGAGTTCTGCAATTCGACGCGGCGGCGCAGCGAACCTACGAAGTGACCCAAGTGGAGACGACCCGTGGGACGGTCGCCTGTGAGGATGATTTTTGCCATATTTTTAGAGAAAGTACATTTCGCGGGCGAAGATACGAAAAAGAACTGACGACGCCAAAACCGAATTGCATCCGGTGCGGCAAAACTTTCCGGCTTCCTAAAAGAGTCGTTACGACCCCGAAGATACGAAAAACTATGCGGCAATGCGAAAAAGTTGTCGGGTATAGATTTTTTTTATATCTTCGCTTTCTCAAATAGACGCCTGCTATGACGATAATCCAACTTGAGTATCTGTTGGCCGTGGCCAACTGCGGCAGTTTCTCGCTGGCCGCCGAACATTGTTTTGTGACGCAACCCTCCCTGAGCATGCAGGTTAAGTCGCTCGAGGAGGAGTTGGGCGTGGTGCTGCTTGACCGTTCGAAAAAGCCCGTCATCCCCACCGAGGCGGGCGAGGTGGTGCTGGAGCAGGCGCGCGAGACGATCAAGGCCTACAACTACATCCGCGAGGCTGTCGCGGAGCTGAAAGGGGAGACGGCGGGCAAACTGCGGCTGGGGGTCATCCCGACCATCGCGCCCTATTTGCTGCACAAGTTCATCCCCGCTTTCGTGCGCGACTACCCGAAGGTGGAGCTGGAGATTTCCGAGATGATTACGTCGGACATTGTCGAGGCGCTCAAGCGCGACCGCATCGACGCGGCGCTGGTGGCCAGCGGCACCTGCGGGGAGGGCATCCTCGAACAGGAGCTCTTCAACGACCGCTTTTACGCTTATGTGTCGCCTGAAAACCCGCTCTACGAACGGCAGAACATCCGCATCGAGGACATCGACCTGAAAGACCTCGTGATTCTGAGCCCCGGCAACTGTATGCGCGACCAGATCATCGAGCTGTGTCAGGCGCGCCGCAACATGCCCTCGCGCTACTCGTTCGAATCGGGGTCGCTCGACACGCTGATGCGTATCGTCGACTGCACGGCCTGCCTGACGATCGTCCCTGAAATGGCTCTCGAATACATCCCCGCAGATCGCCGCGACCGTCTGAAAACCCTCTCCAAAGGGGCCACGTCGCGTAAAATAGCCGTCGCCGTGCGCCGCACCTACGTCAAGAACTCGATCATCCGGGCCCTGACCGAAACCATTCTGGCCAATGTCCCGGGTGCGAAAGCATAGCCTCCGCAATCCTGAAAGAACGCGCCCGGCAGTCTTCCTGCCGGGCGTGCTGTTTTATCTTATTCGGGGATTTCCATTTTCGTCGCCGTTCCTTTCCAGTCGGCGGCGACCGAACTGCCGTCGGAGAGCGTCACGGAGAGTTTGACGGTGAATTTATCACCATCCTTGGTGACGATGAGCGTTCCGCCCGTGACCGTGGGGCCTTGGGTGATGGAGCCGTCGGTCGTGTCTATTTTACCGTCGGCGTATGTGATATGGATTTCGGAATTTTTGGAGATAGCAGAAATCTGAACAACGGAATTTTTGTCGAGGGGTTTGGTCAGGTCGAAGGTCTTGCCGAGGAGCGAATGCTGCATCGTGAAAACAACGGCGAAATCGGGGTCGTCTTCGATGTCTATCACGGTGTCATTAGTCAGGAAGAGCATAAGCGCCCCTTCGCCGAATGCCTCGGCATCTTCGGCATAGAATGCGCCTTTGACGGTTTCGGTCTGACCGTTGACGGTTATCTTACCGGAATACCCCCCCCCTTGTCGTCCTTGTCGTCGCAGGAGGTAGCAGCCAATGCAAGTGCACCGGCCATGCAGAACATGAAGATTTTTTTCATAACATTTGCAATTAAGTGAGTAAGTGTGTTCCCAAATATAGCGATAAAAACGAAATCGGCAACAAAAAGATTGGAAAATCAGCACATTGCCTGTGAAAAAGTTCGCCCGGCGGGAAAACTGCCGGGCGCAATGTTTCGTATCGGACATCCCTTACCCGGGTATCTCCACTTTCGTCGCCGTTCCTTCCCAGTCGGCGGAGATGTATTGTCCGTCGGAAAGCGTCACGGAGAGTTTGACGGCGAACCGGTCGCCGTTTTTGGTGACGGAGAGCGAGCCGTGCGAGATCTTTTCGGAGATCGGGTCTTCGTCGTAGTCGATCGTAATGCGTTCGCCGCCGTTTTTGGCTGTGATGAAAAGATAGGGCCACGGGAGTGTGTTCCGGTCGAGGGGTTCGGAGAGGTCGATGGTCTTGCCCCAGAACGATTCCGACATGTCGATGCCGATGTAAAAATCGGGTTCCTCCTCCGGAGGCGTCGTGAATTCCGTCGGGAAAAGCCCGAGTTCGAATGCCGCCTCGTCTTCGGCGTCGGCAGGCTCTTCCGCATAGATCGCGCTTTTGACCTCGTATATTTGGCCGTTGACGGTGATCGTTTGTACGGTCACTACTTGTTCGTCCTACTTGCAGGACGCTGCCGCCAGTGCGAGTGCGCCGGCCAGACAGAGCATGAAGATTTTTCGCATAAAATGAAAATGGGTTAGTTGGAGTGTTCTCAAAAGTAGTGATAAAAACGAAATCGGCAACAGAAAGGGCGAAATAATGAATCGCCTCCGGAACAATATGCCCGACGGCGTGTGATTTTTGGGCGGTTGCTTTCAAATCTCATTCTCTTTTCGTACCTTTGCAAGGTTATAGACTCCTATTGCATATTTATGGATAAACTGATCGAAACGATCGTCAGCGCGATTGAAGATAAAAAGGGTAAGAATATTGTATCGTTGGACCTCTCGGGATTCGACGGGGCGATCTGTTCGCATTTCATCGTCTGCAACGCAGACTCCACGACGCAGGTGTGCGCCATTGCCGCCGAGGTCGAGGAGCAGGTGTTCCAAAAGTTGGGCGAAAAGGTCTGGCGCATCGAAGGCCAGCAGAACGGCGTGTGGGTGGCCATGGACTATGTGGATGTCGTGGTCCACATCTTCCAGACCGAACTGCGCAGCTTCTACAAGCTCGAGGAGCTGTGGGCCGACGCGCCGATGGTGAAGTACGAATACGAAGAGTAGAACGCAATTATGGCACAGAAACGAAAGAACAACAATAAAATGAACATGAACATGCCGCGGCCTTCGATGCTGTGGATCTACGGGCTGATCGGCGCGTTCATCATCGGCTGGTACGTCTTCGGCGACGTCAACGACACGCCCCTGCCCAGCGACTGGACCACCGTCCAGCAGATGGTCGAGAAGGGCGACGTGGAGAAGATTCAGGTCGTCAACCGGGATCAGGCGCAGGTCTTCCTGAAGAAGGATGCCGCCGAGAAATACCGCAGCGACTCGGTGGACAAGCGGTTCCGCCGCCTGCCCGAAACGGGCGTGCAACTGATCTTCACCATCGGGTCGGTCGATTCGTTCCGCGAGGACCTGAAGGCCGCCGAGGAGACCTCGGGACAGGTCGTTCCGGTGATCTATGAGAACAAGGCCAACGACTGGACCTCGATCCTGCTCAACCTGCTTCCGTGGGTGGTCATCATCGGGGCATGGTTCTTCGTCATGCGCTCCATGTCGCGCGGTGCCGGCGCCGGAGGCGGCGGGGGCATCATGAACGTGGGCAAGGCCAAGGCGCAGGTATTCGACAAGGACAACGCCAAGCGCGTGACTTTCAAGGATGTGGCAGGTCTGGAGGAGGCCAAGGTCGAGATCATGGAGATCGTCGACTTCCTCAAGAAGGCCGACAAATACAAGGAACTGGGCGCCAAAATCCCCAAGGGCGCACTGCTGGTAGGCCCTCCGGGAACCGGCAAGACCCTGCTGGCCAAGGCCGTTGCGGGCGAAGCCAATGTGCCGTTCCTTTCGATTTCGGGTTCGGATTTCGTGGAGATGTTCGTCGGCGTGGGTGCCTCGCGTGTGAGAGACCTCTTCGAGCAGGCCAAGCAGAAGGCCCCGTGCATCGTCTTCATCGACGAGATCGACGCCATCGGCCGCGCCCGCGGCAAGAACGCCGGGTTCTCGGGCAACGACGAGCGCGAAAATACGCTGAACCAGTTGCTGACGGAGATGGACGGCTTCCAGACCAACACGGGCGTGATCGTCCTTGCGGCCACGAACCGCGCCGACATCCTCGACAAGGCGCTGATGCGCGCCGGGCGTTTCGACCGCCAGATCGAGGTGGGGCTGCCCGACGTGAAGGAGCGCGAGGAGATTTTCAACGTCCACCTGCGTCCGCTGAAGCTCGATCCGCAGTTGGACCGTTCGTTCCTTGCGCGCCAGACCCCCGGTTTCTCGGGTGCCGACATCGCCAACGTCTGCAACGAGGCCGCGCTGATCGCCGCCCGTCACAACAAGAAATTCATCTCGAAAGAGGACTTCCTCGCCGCCATCGACCGCATCGTGGGCGGCTTGGAGCGCAAGAATAAGATCATCACCGACGAGGAGAAGCGCGTGATCGCCTTCCACGAGGCCGGGCACGCCACGGTGAGCTGGATTCTGGAGAACGCCAGCCCGCTCATCAAGGTGACGATCATCCCGCGCGGCAAGGCGCTGGGCGCCGCATGGTATCTGCCCGAGGAGCGCCAGATCACCACGCGCGAACAGATGATGGACGAACTGGCCGCCACGCTCGGCGGCCGCGTGTCGGAGCAGTTGACCTTCGGGCAGGTTTCGACGGGCGCCCTGAACGATCTGGAGCGCGTCACCAAGCAGGCTTACGCCATGGTGGCTTACTACGGCATGAGCGAGAACGTCGGAACGCTCTCCTACTACGACTCCACGGGGCAGAGCGACATGGCATTCACCAAGCCCTATTCGGAGCAGACGGCCCAGCAGATCGACTCCGAGGCCAAGCGGGTGATCGAGCAGGCCTACAAGATGGCCGAGCAGGTGCTGCGCGAGCATGCCGACGGCCTGAAGGAGCTGGCCGAGTTGCTGCTCTCCCGCGAGGTGGTCTTCACGGAGGATGTCGAGCGCATCTTCGGCAAGCGCAAGAAGGACATCGAGCGCGAACGCAGGGAGGCCGAGGCGAAAGCCAAGGCCGAGGGCGGCAAACCCGCCGGGGAGGAACCCGGGAGCGGGAAGCAGGCCGCCGCGGTCGCCGATCCTTCGGCCAAACCCGATAAGTCCGAAACGGCCGAACCGGCTCCCGTAGCCCCGGCCGTCGCCTCACCCGAAACCAAATAAATTCCCGTCGAAACCCTACTACACCCTTAAAAATCGATGAGTGAAAAAATGAAAAACCTCTGGGTGCGCACGCTGAGCGGGGTTATCCTCGCCGCGGTGGTGCTCGGGGCCGTTATCTGGTCGCAGTGGAGTTTCGGCCTGCTGCTGGCGGCGTTGCTCGCGGTCGGCATGTCGGAGTTTTACACGCTGGCCGAAAAGCAGGGCAGCAAGCCCCAGCGGGTCGTGGGACTGGTCACCGGACTGGTGCTTTTCGCACTCAACTTCGCCTTTATTTCGGACGATATCGAGATACTCGGAAGCGCCCGGCAGACATTTGCCTGCGGACTGGCTTTCCTGCTTCTGCTGCTGCCCGCGATGTTCATCTGCGAACTCTACCGCCGGCACGGGAATCCCGCCGCCAACATCGGCACGACCCTTATGGGCGTGGTCTATGTGGCGATGCCCCTCTCGGTGATGTGCTATATCCCGATGATTGGAGGCGATAGCTGGAACCCTTGGGTGATGCTCTTCTACATCTTCATCATCTGGGGCAACGACGTCTTCGCCTATCTGGTGGGTATGTCCATCGGCCGTCACCGGCTGTTCGAGCGCCTTTCGCCCAAAAAGTCGTGGGAGGGATTCTTCGGCGGCATCGTCGGGGCCGTCGCTATGGGGCTCGTCGCAGCCCGGGTGCTGGACGGCGGCTATGCGGCATGGGCCGGACTGGCGCTGGTCGCGGCGGTTTCGGGCGTGCTGGGCGATCTGGTGGAGTCGCTGTTCAAGCGCGCCGCGGACGTGAAGGATTCCGGGTCGCTGATCCCCGGCCATGGCGGAGTGCTGGACCGCTTCGACGCCATGCTGCTGTCGGCGCCCTTCGTCTTCGTCTATATGCTTTTTGTGATGTAACTGCAAACTTCAAACATTTATGAGAATCAATAAGGAAGGATATAAGATCATCGGCATTTCGGGAGTTGTCTGCGTACTCCTGTGGTGGCTGTTCTATCACATGCTGGTCCATGACGCGAATGTCTCGCTGCTGTGGTTCAGCGCCGTCGTGCTGCTGCTGTTCTGGTTCTTCATCGTGGCGTTCTTCCGCGAACCCCGCCGGGTGCGCATCCACGACGCCGATCTGGTCTTCGCTCCCTGCGACGGCCGCGTGGTCGTGACGGAGGTCGTCTCCGAGAACGAGTATCTCAAGGAGGAGATGCTGCAGATTTCGATCTTCATGTCCATCACCAACGTCCACATGAACTGGGTTCCCGTGGGCGGCGAGGTGGAGTATTTCAAATACCATCCGGGGCGTTTTCTGGTGGCTTGGCACCCCAAATCCTCGACCGAGAACGAACGCACGACGACTGTGGTGCGGATGCCCTCGGGGCAGAAGGTGCTCTTCCGCCAGATCGCGGGGCTGATCGCCCGGCGCATCATCTCGTACATGACCGTCGGTCATCAGGTCGAGCAGAACAGCGTCTGCGGATTCATCAAGTTCGGCTCGCGTGTCGACGTGCTCGTCCCCAAGGACAGCGAACTGCTGGTGGAGATCGGCGATCCCACGGTGGGTTCGCAGACCCCGATCGCCCGGCTGCGCAAGAACCTCGAAAACGCATAGGACGATGAAGGCGACGCCCCAGACTTTCCTGCGGTTCATCGCGGGCGCGGCGATCGCTGCGGTCGTGCTCTTTCTGGTCTGGTATTTCTCGTCGATCGTCGTCTACATCCTCGTTTCGGCCGTGCTGGCCGTCATGGGTCGCCCGCTGGTCAAGCGTCTCGCGGGGCTGCATGTCAAAGGGTGGCGGGTGCCGCGCTGGCTGGCCGCACTGGTGACCCTCGTGGTGATCTGGGCCGTGGCGGCCACGCTCTGCTCGCTGTTCGTGCCGCTGGTCTTCAACAAGATAAACCAATTCGCGCATGTCGATTTCGCCGCGGTCGTGGGGAGCATCGGCGAACCCATCGCCCGGATGCAGCACGACCTGCAAACGCTCTTTTCCCTGCCCGAAAGCACCTTCTCGCTCTCGGACGAGCTGACGCTGGCGCTCAAACAAATTATCGACATCAATTCGCTCAATACGATCTTCTCGTCGGTCATCAACCTCGTGCTTTCGTCGGTGATCGCCATCTTCTCCATCTCGTTCATCACGTTCTTCTTCCTCAAGGAAGAGGGGCTGTTCTATGCGATGGTCACGGCGGTCTTCCCGGAACACTACCACGACAATATCACCCGGGCGCTGGATTCGGTGACGGTGCTGCTGGCGCGCTATTTCACGGGCATTCTCTCGGAGAGCCTGCTGCTGACGATCGCCGTGTCGCTGGTGATGATGGCCTTCGGGATGAAGGCCGCCGACGCCGCGTTCATCGGTCTCATCATGGGCGTGATGAACGTCGTGCCCTATGCCGGGCCGCTGATCGGCGGCATCGTCTCGGTATTCGTGGGCATCGTCTCGCCGATCGAGGGAATGAGCGTGGGACATACGGCTTTCATCATTATCGGGTCGCTGCTGATTCTGAAGGGCATGGACGATTTCATCCTCCAGCCGACGCTCTATTCGGCGCGCGTGAAGGCCCATCCGCTTGAGATTTTCATCGTGATACTGATCGCCGGGTCGCTGGCCGGGATTCTGGGCATGCTGCTGGCCATTCCGTCCTACACGGTGCTGCGCGTCTTTGCCAAGGAGTTCTTCTCGCAGTTCCGGCTGGTGCGTAAACTGACTGAAAAAATCTGATGGAACGGATTCTGATCGAAGGCGTAGTGGAGCACGGACGCCGGTTGGGACGTGAGCTGGGTTTTCCGACGGCCAATCTGGCCGTTCCGGAGACGGTCACGGCCGCCGACGGGGTCTACCGTTCGCGGGCCGAGGTCGGGGGACGGACTTACGACGCCATGTCGAATCTGGGGAGCAACCCTTCGGTCGGAGGTACCGAACGGCGTCTGGAGACCCATATTTTCGATTTCGAAGGCGTACTGTACGGCCGACTGCTGCGCGTCGAACTGCTCGAAAAAATCCGCGACGAGCGCAAATTCGCTTCGATCGAGGAGCTTCGGGCGCAGATCGAACGGGACAAGGAATATATTTTAAAAAACAGATAGGAATATGTATTTGGATTTGACACTTCCCTACAAGGTCGCCGATATGTCGC is a window encoding:
- a CDS encoding chloride channel protein: MSFRTDRIYLEFLRLTRRLSNQQIMMLLAVVVGVLAGLGTYLFEILLHFIKQGLISWFPVDSAHFLLLIYPAVGIILATLFVKYIVRDNISEGVTRVLYAMSSRNSRIARHNCWTSVVGGATTIGFGGSVGPEAPIVLTGAAIGSNVGRLARLNYKHTTLLLCCGAGAALAAIFKAPITGVVFVLEILMLDITAGSVIPLLIASITATTMAFMLRGFDPILAITLAPADAFELWQIPLFILLGVLSGLMSWYFTSMNSRVGNFFKGIDKQYKKWLWGGVILGVLIFIFPPLYGEGYEGFTSLMHGNAQELFNNSLFYRFRDIDWVIILFVIATMFFKVIAMASTNAAGGVGGTFAPSLFVGAFTGASLALICNTLFGWEVSIVSFTLVGMAGVMSGVMKAPLTSIFLIAELSNGYGLFIPLMITACISFAVGYYLDPDSIYTKQLRLNGELLTHDKDQSVFVFLKLEELMETDFLRIRENMTLGDIVHIISTARRNIFPVIDNFGRLIGVVQLDDLREDMFKHERYGRPISDYMIPPPDKIIEHESILSVMEKFDDKHTWMLPVVDKQGRYIGFISKSRILNAYREQLVKIQQ
- the trpS gene encoding tryptophan--tRNA ligase codes for the protein MAKIILTGDRPTGRLHLGHFVGSLRRRVELQNSGEFDKIFIMIADAQALTDNADNPEKVRQNIIEVALDYLSVGLDPAQSTLFIQSQVPELCELAFYYMNLVTVQRLQRNPTVKAEIALRGFAEGAAEGDTTQRQGIPVGFFTYPISQASDITAFKATTVPVGEDQEPMIEQTREIVHKFNSVYGQTLVEPEILLPDNAACMRLPGTDGKAKMSKSLNNCIYLSDTADEVKKKVMGMYTDPDHLRVEDPGKVEGNTVFTYLDAFSRPEHFAKYLPEYASLDELKAHYRRGGLGDVKVKRLLIAILNEMLDPIRERRHYYEARIGEVYDILREGSEKARAAAAETLAEVRAAMKINYFDDKELIAGQSEHFAQNQ
- a CDS encoding hydrogen peroxide-inducible genes activator gives rise to the protein MTIIQLEYLLAVANCGSFSLAAEHCFVTQPSLSMQVKSLEEELGVVLLDRSKKPVIPTEAGEVVLEQARETIKAYNYIREAVAELKGETAGKLRLGVIPTIAPYLLHKFIPAFVRDYPKVELEISEMITSDIVEALKRDRIDAALVASGTCGEGILEQELFNDRFYAYVSPENPLYERQNIRIEDIDLKDLVILSPGNCMRDQIIELCQARRNMPSRYSFESGSLDTLMRIVDCTACLTIVPEMALEYIPADRRDRLKTLSKGATSRKIAVAVRRTYVKNSIIRALTETILANVPGAKA
- the rsfS gene encoding ribosome silencing factor: MDKLIETIVSAIEDKKGKNIVSLDLSGFDGAICSHFIVCNADSTTQVCAIAAEVEEQVFQKLGEKVWRIEGQQNGVWVAMDYVDVVVHIFQTELRSFYKLEELWADAPMVKYEYEE
- the ftsH gene encoding ATP-dependent zinc metalloprotease FtsH, with translation MAQKRKNNNKMNMNMPRPSMLWIYGLIGAFIIGWYVFGDVNDTPLPSDWTTVQQMVEKGDVEKIQVVNRDQAQVFLKKDAAEKYRSDSVDKRFRRLPETGVQLIFTIGSVDSFREDLKAAEETSGQVVPVIYENKANDWTSILLNLLPWVVIIGAWFFVMRSMSRGAGAGGGGGIMNVGKAKAQVFDKDNAKRVTFKDVAGLEEAKVEIMEIVDFLKKADKYKELGAKIPKGALLVGPPGTGKTLLAKAVAGEANVPFLSISGSDFVEMFVGVGASRVRDLFEQAKQKAPCIVFIDEIDAIGRARGKNAGFSGNDERENTLNQLLTEMDGFQTNTGVIVLAATNRADILDKALMRAGRFDRQIEVGLPDVKEREEIFNVHLRPLKLDPQLDRSFLARQTPGFSGADIANVCNEAALIAARHNKKFISKEDFLAAIDRIVGGLERKNKIITDEEKRVIAFHEAGHATVSWILENASPLIKVTIIPRGKALGAAWYLPEERQITTREQMMDELAATLGGRVSEQLTFGQVSTGALNDLERVTKQAYAMVAYYGMSENVGTLSYYDSTGQSDMAFTKPYSEQTAQQIDSEAKRVIEQAYKMAEQVLREHADGLKELAELLLSREVVFTEDVERIFGKRKKDIERERREAEAKAKAEGGKPAGEEPGSGKQAAAVADPSAKPDKSETAEPAPVAPAVASPETK
- a CDS encoding phosphatidate cytidylyltransferase gives rise to the protein MKNLWVRTLSGVILAAVVLGAVIWSQWSFGLLLAALLAVGMSEFYTLAEKQGSKPQRVVGLVTGLVLFALNFAFISDDIEILGSARQTFACGLAFLLLLLPAMFICELYRRHGNPAANIGTTLMGVVYVAMPLSVMCYIPMIGGDSWNPWVMLFYIFIIWGNDVFAYLVGMSIGRHRLFERLSPKKSWEGFFGGIVGAVAMGLVAARVLDGGYAAWAGLALVAAVSGVLGDLVESLFKRAADVKDSGSLIPGHGGVLDRFDAMLLSAPFVFVYMLFVM
- a CDS encoding phosphatidylserine decarboxylase family protein, giving the protein MRINKEGYKIIGISGVVCVLLWWLFYHMLVHDANVSLLWFSAVVLLLFWFFIVAFFREPRRVRIHDADLVFAPCDGRVVVTEVVSENEYLKEEMLQISIFMSITNVHMNWVPVGGEVEYFKYHPGRFLVAWHPKSSTENERTTTVVRMPSGQKVLFRQIAGLIARRIISYMTVGHQVEQNSVCGFIKFGSRVDVLVPKDSELLVEIGDPTVGSQTPIARLRKNLENA
- a CDS encoding AI-2E family transporter; translation: MKATPQTFLRFIAGAAIAAVVLFLVWYFSSIVVYILVSAVLAVMGRPLVKRLAGLHVKGWRVPRWLAALVTLVVIWAVAATLCSLFVPLVFNKINQFAHVDFAAVVGSIGEPIARMQHDLQTLFSLPESTFSLSDELTLALKQIIDINSLNTIFSSVINLVLSSVIAIFSISFITFFFLKEEGLFYAMVTAVFPEHYHDNITRALDSVTVLLARYFTGILSESLLLTIAVSLVMMAFGMKAADAAFIGLIMGVMNVVPYAGPLIGGIVSVFVGIVSPIEGMSVGHTAFIIIGSLLILKGMDDFILQPTLYSARVKAHPLEIFIVILIAGSLAGILGMLLAIPSYTVLRVFAKEFFSQFRLVRKLTEKI
- a CDS encoding riboflavin kinase — encoded protein: MERILIEGVVEHGRRLGRELGFPTANLAVPETVTAADGVYRSRAEVGGRTYDAMSNLGSNPSVGGTERRLETHIFDFEGVLYGRLLRVELLEKIRDERKFASIEELRAQIERDKEYILKNR